A region of Staphylococcus sp. IVB6181 DNA encodes the following proteins:
- a CDS encoding ISL3 family transposase gives MTHCIAKILDYKGKNITFSDDVQEVYFNLVRTLLFKGTLTYTPDCCENCGAVNENHRIVKNGKRKTMIKLMKIQGSPSYLELKKQRFFCRSCHSSFVAKTNFVKKHHNFCNKLALHILYQSHENRSCKGIAYDNNVSSASVIRYINKTANSVKLGPFNELPKHIMVDEFKSVKNVVGKMSFIFCDGDTHQIVDILPDRRKRALFAYFIRFDREVRKRVETVTTDMYSPYISLFKQLFPNAKIILDRFHLVQALNRELNRVRIRIMNEKRHKDGKYYRKLKHYWKLILKPSESLNSTLYKDNKLFPGLESEKSMINFILGESPELKDVYDKVNALRTSIKTNENHKLTHQILKYLKDRNTDGGLKRVLKSFRNFLPEIMNALNHPGRSNGPIEAINNNIKVLKRIAYGYRNFYNFRNRILIKFKLLAKKKHRFHTPLPKAA, from the coding sequence ATGACACATTGTATAGCAAAAATACTTGATTATAAAGGGAAAAATATTACTTTTTCTGATGATGTTCAGGAAGTTTACTTTAACTTGGTAAGAACTTTACTATTTAAAGGCACTTTGACATACACACCAGATTGTTGTGAAAACTGCGGAGCAGTAAATGAAAACCATAGAATAGTAAAGAATGGTAAAAGAAAAACGATGATAAAGCTTATGAAGATTCAAGGTAGTCCCAGTTATTTAGAGCTTAAAAAACAAAGGTTCTTTTGTCGTTCATGCCATTCATCATTTGTAGCAAAGACGAATTTTGTGAAAAAGCATCATAATTTCTGTAATAAATTAGCACTGCATATTCTGTATCAAAGCCATGAGAATAGATCTTGCAAAGGCATTGCTTACGATAACAATGTTAGTTCTGCTTCTGTAATACGTTATATTAATAAAACTGCAAATAGTGTTAAGTTAGGTCCATTTAATGAACTGCCCAAACATATCATGGTGGATGAATTCAAAAGTGTTAAAAATGTAGTAGGTAAAATGAGTTTTATATTTTGTGATGGTGATACGCATCAAATCGTAGATATTTTACCTGATCGTAGAAAGCGTGCATTATTTGCTTATTTTATCCGGTTTGATAGAGAAGTAAGAAAAAGAGTTGAAACAGTTACAACCGATATGTACAGCCCATATATTTCTTTATTTAAGCAGTTATTTCCAAATGCGAAAATCATTTTAGATCGATTTCACCTTGTTCAAGCATTAAATAGAGAACTCAATAGAGTTCGTATCAGGATAATGAATGAAAAAAGACATAAGGATGGCAAATACTATAGAAAACTTAAACATTATTGGAAGCTTATTCTTAAACCTTCCGAATCCTTGAATAGTACGCTTTATAAAGATAACAAGCTTTTCCCTGGATTAGAATCAGAAAAATCAATGATAAATTTTATTTTGGGTGAAAGCCCAGAGTTAAAGGATGTCTATGACAAAGTAAATGCGCTTCGTACATCAATAAAGACCAATGAAAATCATAAATTAACTCATCAAATTCTTAAATACCTTAAGGATAGAAATACTGATGGCGGACTTAAAAGAGTACTTAAAAGCTTTAGAAATTTTTTACCAGAAATTATGAATGCATTAAATCATCCTGGTCGCTCAAACGGCCCTATAGAAGCTATAAATAACAACATTAAAGTACTAAAAAGAATCGCTTATGGATACAGAAATTTCTATAACTTCAGAAATAGAATTCTAATCAAATTCAAGCTATTAGCTAAGAAAAAACATCGCTTCCATACCCCATTGCCTAAAGCAGCTTAA
- a CDS encoding PhoH family protein: MPGIIVIDDMHQAQALIGNNDEHLQAIEEAFNVIVHARGQEIAVKGQQQEEIEKAEAVIKNLLKVIDQGVSINLKDVEAAIKMAERGSIQHLVDLYDEAITKDAYGKTIRAKTMGQRLYLNAMKHNDLVFGIGPAGTGKTFLAVVYAAKELRQGNVKRIVLTRPAVEAGESLGFLPGDLKEKVDPYLRPLYDGLHTVLGPEQTARFIERGIIEVAPLAYMRGRTLDDAFVILDEAQNTTHAQMKMFLTRLGFGSQMVVTGDMTQVDLPKGVKSGLKQAVNRLSSVKGISVQTLDQSDVVRHPLVSKIISRYEGDE, from the coding sequence ATGCCAGGAATAATAGTTATTGACGATATGCATCAAGCCCAAGCTTTAATCGGTAATAATGATGAACACTTGCAAGCAATTGAAGAAGCGTTTAATGTCATTGTTCATGCAAGGGGGCAAGAGATAGCTGTAAAAGGGCAGCAACAAGAAGAAATAGAAAAAGCAGAAGCTGTAATTAAAAACCTTTTAAAAGTAATTGATCAAGGCGTATCGATTAATCTTAAAGATGTGGAAGCAGCAATTAAAATGGCAGAGAGAGGCTCAATTCAACATCTTGTTGATTTATACGATGAAGCCATCACTAAAGATGCTTACGGTAAAACCATTCGTGCTAAAACAATGGGGCAACGTCTTTATTTAAATGCGATGAAGCATAATGATTTAGTGTTCGGCATCGGACCTGCAGGTACAGGTAAAACTTTCTTAGCTGTGGTCTATGCTGCTAAAGAATTGCGACAAGGTAATGTAAAAAGAATTGTACTCACACGTCCGGCAGTAGAAGCCGGCGAATCATTAGGTTTCTTACCGGGTGACTTAAAGGAAAAAGTAGATCCTTATTTAAGACCGCTTTATGATGGTCTTCATACTGTATTAGGGCCAGAACAAACTGCACGATTTATAGAAAGAGGCATTATTGAAGTTGCACCGCTCGCATATATGCGCGGACGTACACTTGATGATGCATTTGTTATTTTAGATGAAGCGCAAAATACTACACATGCGCAAATGAAAATGTTTTTAACACGTTTAGGATTCGGCTCTCAAATGGTAGTGACAGGCGACATGACACAAGTCGACTTGCCAAAAGGCGTTAAAAGCGGGTTGAAACAGGCAGTTAATAGACTATCAAGTGTTAAAGGCATCAGTGTCCAAACGTTAGATCAAAGCGACGTAGTACGCCATCCATTGGTAAGCAAGATTATCAGCCGTTACGAAGGAGATGAATAA
- the ybeY gene encoding rRNA maturation RNase YbeY, giving the protein MFTIDFSDHTDEVKEEWYEQIESLLNFAKEQENIEDDAELSVTFVDQAEIQQINRDYRDKDKVTDVISFALEEDEPEIEGLDIPRVLGDIVICADVAKTQAEQYGHSFERELGFLALHGFLHLLGYDHMNEEEEKEMFGRQKSILDAYGLTRD; this is encoded by the coding sequence ATGTTTACAATCGATTTTTCTGACCATACTGATGAAGTAAAAGAAGAATGGTATGAACAAATAGAAAGCTTGCTTAATTTTGCAAAAGAACAAGAAAACATAGAAGATGATGCGGAACTTTCTGTTACATTTGTAGATCAAGCAGAGATTCAACAAATCAACCGCGACTATAGAGATAAAGATAAAGTTACGGATGTTATTTCTTTTGCGTTAGAGGAAGATGAACCTGAAATCGAAGGTTTGGATATTCCGCGTGTTTTGGGCGATATCGTGATTTGTGCTGATGTCGCTAAGACACAAGCAGAACAATATGGTCATTCTTTTGAAAGAGAACTTGGTTTTTTAGCACTTCATGGCTTTTTGCATTTATTAGGATATGATCATATGAATGAAGAAGAAGAAAAAGAAATGTTCGGCAGACAAAAATCAATTCTAGATGCTTACGGCTTAACGAGAGATTAA
- a CDS encoding diacylglycerol kinase family protein: MKRFIYPIEGLVTILKKDRNFVWHVMIAFIVVIAAFFFKINRIEWIAVILSIFMVLAFEAINTAIEYVVDLVTDEYQLYAKHAKDIAALSVLLASIAAAIIGLIIFIPYILSLI; encoded by the coding sequence ATGAAACGGTTTATATATCCGATAGAAGGACTTGTCACGATTTTAAAAAAGGACCGCAATTTCGTATGGCATGTAATGATTGCCTTTATCGTGGTAATTGCGGCTTTCTTTTTTAAGATTAATCGTATCGAATGGATCGCAGTTATCCTCTCTATTTTTATGGTTTTAGCGTTTGAAGCAATCAATACAGCAATTGAATATGTTGTGGATCTTGTAACGGATGAATATCAACTCTATGCCAAGCACGCTAAAGATATTGCTGCTTTAAGTGTACTTTTAGCTTCAATAGCTGCAGCTATTATAGGTCTGATTATTTTTATCCCTTACATTCTAAGTCTAATATAA
- the cdd gene encoding cytidine deaminase, which yields MAYSQNHFNKVREAQSRAYAPYSNFKVGAYLKTKDGKEFYGANVENAAYGEAICAERSSLVAAISQGYRPGDFESITVTVDAESPSSPCGACRQVIKELCDDDMPIYLTNHKGDMIETTISELLPLGFSGKDLNL from the coding sequence ATGGCTTATAGTCAAAATCATTTTAACAAAGTCAGAGAAGCACAAAGTCGTGCCTATGCACCTTACAGCAACTTTAAAGTAGGCGCTTATTTAAAAACGAAAGATGGTAAAGAATTTTATGGCGCTAATGTAGAAAACGCGGCATATGGAGAAGCAATCTGTGCTGAGCGTTCCAGTTTAGTTGCCGCAATCAGCCAAGGCTATCGACCAGGTGATTTTGAGTCTATCACAGTAACGGTAGATGCTGAATCGCCTTCTTCGCCTTGCGGGGCATGTCGACAAGTAATCAAAGAATTATGCGATGATGATATGCCGATTTATTTAACCAATCATAAAGGCGACATGATTGAAACTACTATCAGCGAACTACTCCCACTAGGTTTTTCAGGAAAGGATTTGAATTTATGA
- the era gene encoding GTPase Era, giving the protein MTEHKSGFVSIIGRPNVGKSTFMNRVLGHKIAIMSDKAQTTRNKIQGVMTEDDAQIIFVDTPGIHKPKHKLGDYMMKVAKNTLSEVDSVIFMVNADEKIGRGDEYIMEMLKNVKTPVFLVINKIDLVHPDEIMPIIESYQEHMEFSETVPMSALEGLNVEHFIDVLKSYLPEGPQYYPDGQISDHPEQFVVSELIREKILHLTSEEIPHSIGVNVDRMAKESEDKVRIEATIFVERDSQKGIVIGKGGKKLKEIGKRARLDIEHLLGSKVYLDLWVKVQKDWRNKVNFIRQMGYIEDQD; this is encoded by the coding sequence ATGACAGAACACAAATCAGGATTTGTCTCTATTATCGGCAGACCTAACGTAGGTAAATCTACGTTTATGAATAGAGTGCTAGGACATAAAATTGCAATTATGTCAGATAAAGCACAAACAACAAGAAATAAAATACAGGGTGTTATGACAGAAGATGATGCCCAAATTATTTTTGTGGATACACCAGGTATTCATAAACCAAAACATAAATTAGGCGATTATATGATGAAAGTTGCTAAAAATACTTTGTCAGAAGTCGACTCTGTTATCTTCATGGTAAATGCGGATGAAAAGATCGGCAGAGGCGACGAATATATTATGGAAATGCTGAAAAATGTTAAGACACCTGTATTTTTAGTAATTAATAAAATCGATTTGGTCCACCCAGATGAAATTATGCCGATTATCGAAAGTTATCAAGAACATATGGAATTTTCAGAGACAGTTCCAATGTCTGCACTTGAAGGACTTAATGTCGAACACTTTATCGATGTACTTAAATCATATTTACCAGAAGGTCCGCAGTACTATCCTGATGGCCAGATTTCAGATCACCCGGAACAATTTGTAGTAAGCGAATTAATCAGAGAGAAGATCTTACATTTAACAAGTGAAGAAATTCCGCACTCTATTGGTGTCAATGTCGATAGAATGGCTAAAGAATCTGAAGATAAAGTACGCATTGAAGCCACAATCTTTGTTGAACGCGACTCTCAAAAAGGGATTGTTATCGGCAAAGGCGGTAAAAAGCTGAAAGAAATCGGTAAACGTGCACGATTAGATATTGAACATCTTCTCGGCTCAAAAGTATATCTGGATTTATGGGTAAAGGTCCAAAAAGATTGGAGAAACAAAGTCAACTTTATCCGTCAAATGGGCTATATCGAAGATCAAGATTAA
- the recO gene encoding DNA repair protein RecO has translation MLVKQKGIIIKTVDYGESDKIITILSESGAKIPLMVKRAKKSRTGMQANTQMFVYGLFIYAKLRGLGILNSVDVISQNYQLRLDIYESSYAALCTEVIDKSMEEEQVSKFNFQLLDFCLDRIAQGYSSQLMSVIVLLKKMPEFGFTIAFNQDVLNGNTDQSVLSGYSFKFHGVIAQENFDKDERAIPISNKTFYLLDVLQKLPIDKMNALKIHQTIVDEMSELLIMLYREYAGVFFKSQKLINQLHRLESHNKK, from the coding sequence ATGTTAGTGAAACAAAAAGGAATAATTATTAAGACGGTTGATTATGGAGAATCTGATAAAATCATTACGATTTTAAGTGAAAGCGGCGCAAAAATTCCGCTTATGGTCAAACGTGCTAAAAAAAGCCGCACAGGTATGCAGGCCAATACACAAATGTTTGTTTACGGATTATTTATCTATGCGAAATTAAGAGGATTAGGTATTTTGAATTCCGTGGATGTCATCAGTCAGAATTATCAATTACGCTTAGACATTTATGAAAGCAGCTATGCTGCATTGTGTACTGAGGTCATTGATAAATCCATGGAGGAAGAACAAGTATCAAAGTTCAACTTTCAATTATTGGACTTCTGTCTTGATAGGATTGCACAAGGCTATAGTTCGCAACTCATGTCTGTTATTGTCTTATTGAAGAAAATGCCGGAGTTTGGTTTTACAATTGCATTCAATCAGGATGTGTTAAACGGTAATACCGATCAATCTGTTTTAAGCGGCTATAGCTTTAAGTTTCATGGGGTCATTGCACAAGAAAACTTTGATAAAGATGAACGTGCAATTCCTATATCTAACAAAACGTTCTATTTGTTAGATGTATTGCAAAAGCTGCCGATAGATAAAATGAATGCTTTAAAGATTCATCAAACGATTGTAGATGAGATGTCTGAACTTTTGATTATGTTGTATAGAGAATATGCAGGTGTTTTCTTTAAAAGTCAAAAGCTGATTAACCAGCTGCATCGTTTAGAATCTCATAATAAAAAATAA
- a CDS encoding glycine--tRNA ligase — MAKDMDSVVQLAKHRGFVFPGSEIYGGLSNTWDYGPLGVELKNNIKRAWWKKFISQSPYNVGLDAAILMKPRTWEASGHLGNFNDPMIDNKDSKIRYRADKLIEDYVQNEKGDENFIADGLSFDEMKRIIDEEGIKDPVSGTANWTDIRQFNLMFKTFQGVTEDSTNEIFLRPETAQGIFVNYKNVQRSMRKKLPFGIGQIGKSFRNEITPGNFIFRTREFEQMELEFFCKPGEEIEWQNYWKTFAEKWLLDLGLQNENLRLRDHDEDELSHYSNATTDIEYKFPFGWGELWGIASRTDYDLKQHSEYSGDDFKYHDPETNEKFIPYCIEPSLGADRVTLAFLCDAYDREGVEGSKDERTVLHFHPALAPYKAAILPLSKKLSEEAIKVYEQLSEDFTVDFDESQSIGKRYRRQDEIGTPYCITFDFDSLEDKQVTVRERDTMEQVRMPISELNDFLAEKVKF; from the coding sequence ATGGCAAAAGATATGGATTCAGTAGTACAACTGGCTAAACACAGAGGTTTTGTATTCCCAGGCAGTGAAATTTATGGTGGTTTATCAAACACTTGGGACTATGGTCCATTAGGTGTTGAATTAAAAAATAATATTAAACGTGCTTGGTGGAAAAAATTCATTTCACAATCACCATATAACGTAGGTTTAGATGCTGCGATCTTGATGAAGCCTAGAACTTGGGAAGCATCAGGTCACTTAGGCAACTTCAACGATCCGATGATCGATAACAAAGACAGTAAAATTCGTTACCGTGCAGATAAATTAATCGAAGATTATGTGCAAAACGAAAAAGGCGACGAAAACTTCATCGCAGACGGTTTAAGCTTTGATGAAATGAAACGTATTATCGATGAAGAAGGCATCAAAGATCCTGTAAGCGGTACTGCAAACTGGACAGATATCCGTCAATTCAACTTAATGTTCAAAACTTTCCAAGGTGTAACTGAAGACTCAACTAACGAAATCTTCTTACGTCCGGAAACTGCACAAGGTATCTTTGTTAACTACAAAAACGTACAACGTTCTATGCGTAAAAAATTACCATTCGGTATCGGTCAAATCGGTAAATCATTCCGTAACGAAATCACACCGGGTAACTTCATTTTCAGAACACGTGAATTCGAACAAATGGAATTAGAATTCTTCTGCAAACCTGGTGAAGAAATCGAATGGCAAAATTACTGGAAAACATTTGCGGAAAAATGGTTATTAGACCTTGGTCTTCAAAATGAAAACCTTCGTTTAAGAGACCATGATGAAGATGAATTATCTCACTATTCAAATGCGACAACTGATATTGAATACAAATTCCCATTCGGTTGGGGCGAACTTTGGGGTATCGCAAGCCGTACAGATTACGACTTGAAACAACATAGTGAGTATTCAGGAGATGACTTTAAATATCATGATCCTGAAACAAATGAAAAATTCATCCCATATTGTATTGAACCATCACTTGGTGCTGACCGTGTTACATTAGCATTCTTATGCGATGCTTATGACCGTGAAGGTGTTGAAGGCAGTAAAGACGAACGTACTGTATTACACTTCCACCCTGCCCTAGCACCATACAAAGCAGCTATTTTACCATTAAGCAAAAAATTATCTGAGGAAGCTATTAAAGTTTACGAACAATTAAGTGAAGACTTTACAGTAGACTTTGATGAATCTCAATCAATCGGTAAACGTTACCGTCGTCAAGATGAAATCGGTACACCTTACTGTATTACATTTGACTTCGATTCATTAGAAGACAAACAAGTTACTGTTCGTGAACGTGACACTATGGAACAAGTCCGTATGCCTATCTCAGAATTGAATGATTTCTTAGCTGAAAAAGTTAAATTCTAA
- a CDS encoding helix-turn-helix transcriptional regulator codes for MELSNRQSEIIEIVKHNGPITGEKIAEQLSLTRATLRPDLAILTMSGFLEARPRVGYFYSGKTTNQLLTEKLRQYVVKDYQSLPIILKGDISVYEAICTIFLEDVSTLFIVNSNNDFIGVCSRKDLLRASMIGEDIHTMPVSVIMTRMPNLTHVLENDLVVLAAQLMIEKEIDSLPIVRGKENGKLEVIGRISKTTITKLFVSIFDE; via the coding sequence ATAGAACTGAGTAACAGGCAAAGCGAGATTATAGAAATAGTGAAGCATAACGGGCCGATTACTGGGGAGAAGATTGCCGAACAACTAAGTTTAACGAGAGCGACGTTAAGACCTGACTTAGCAATTTTAACAATGTCTGGGTTTCTCGAAGCTAGACCTAGAGTAGGTTACTTTTATTCTGGTAAGACAACAAATCAATTATTAACAGAAAAACTGCGCCAATATGTTGTTAAGGACTATCAATCATTACCGATTATTTTAAAAGGCGACATTTCTGTTTACGAAGCAATTTGTACCATATTCCTTGAGGATGTGAGTACATTATTTATAGTCAACAGCAATAATGATTTTATTGGTGTGTGTTCAAGAAAAGACTTACTCAGAGCATCTATGATTGGTGAAGATATACATACTATGCCAGTCAGCGTCATTATGACAAGAATGCCGAATTTAACACACGTCCTGGAAAACGACTTAGTCGTATTAGCTGCACAGCTTATGATAGAAAAAGAAATTGATTCTTTACCAATCGTTCGTGGTAAAGAGAATGGTAAGTTAGAAGTAATTGGACGTATTTCAAAAACTACGATTACAAAGCTATTTGTAT